In Neisseria animalis, a single window of DNA contains:
- a CDS encoding sodium:proton antiporter, whose protein sequence is MRHLPLSALLFAPALVHAADFDGASLSLLWGLPFALILLSIALCPLLVPNFWHHHFGKITAFWTILFLIPFTMSFGTNAAVHTVAHALVEEYIPFILLLLALYTISGGILVWGNLHGSAKLNTGMLAIGTALASIMGTTGAAMLMIRPLLKANDNRRHNVHVVVFFIFLVANIGGGLTPLGDPPLFLGFLKGVDFMWTVQHMMIPVLISSIILLTVFYFLDSYLFRKEGEIKPKDPTPDSKLQVYGKFNFLLLAGVVGAVLLSGIWKPEHPGFEIFGSRYALQNLVRDGILLALTAVSLLLTPKPVRAGNEFNFFPIAEVGKLFLGIFITIAPVLAILKAGESGALSSVVSLVHDSSGNPINAMYFWMTGLLSAFLDNAPTYLVFFNMAGGEAQALMTGKLFHTLLAISMGSVFMGALSYIGNAPNFMVKAIAEQRGVKMPSFFGYMVWSFGILVPLFILHTLIFFVWELF, encoded by the coding sequence ATGCGCCATCTCCCTCTGTCAGCCCTGCTCTTTGCACCGGCCTTGGTACATGCCGCCGATTTCGACGGCGCGTCCCTCAGTCTTCTTTGGGGACTGCCTTTCGCCCTAATCTTGCTCTCCATTGCACTGTGTCCACTGCTGGTACCAAATTTTTGGCACCACCACTTCGGTAAAATTACCGCATTTTGGACCATCTTATTCCTGATTCCTTTCACCATGAGTTTCGGCACAAATGCCGCCGTACACACCGTGGCACACGCTTTGGTGGAAGAATATATCCCCTTTATCCTGCTCCTGCTCGCGCTCTACACCATTTCGGGCGGCATTTTGGTTTGGGGCAACCTGCACGGTTCGGCCAAGCTGAATACCGGCATGCTTGCCATCGGTACGGCTCTTGCTTCTATTATGGGAACCACCGGTGCGGCCATGTTGATGATCCGCCCGCTTCTGAAAGCCAATGACAACCGCCGCCACAATGTTCATGTTGTCGTATTCTTCATCTTTCTGGTGGCCAATATCGGCGGCGGTCTGACACCGCTGGGCGACCCTCCGCTGTTTCTCGGCTTTTTGAAAGGTGTCGATTTCATGTGGACGGTACAGCACATGATGATTCCGGTATTAATCAGCTCAATCATTCTGCTGACCGTTTTCTATTTTCTCGACAGCTATCTTTTCCGTAAAGAAGGCGAAATCAAACCTAAAGACCCTACGCCGGACAGCAAGCTGCAAGTGTACGGCAAATTTAATTTTCTGTTGTTGGCGGGGGTTGTCGGTGCGGTTTTGCTGTCCGGCATTTGGAAACCCGAACATCCGGGCTTTGAAATCTTCGGCAGCCGCTATGCCCTGCAAAATCTGGTGCGCGACGGTATCCTGCTGGCGCTGACCGCAGTATCGCTGCTGCTGACGCCCAAACCTGTACGCGCAGGGAATGAGTTCAACTTCTTCCCGATTGCCGAAGTGGGCAAACTCTTTCTCGGTATCTTTATTACCATTGCGCCGGTTTTGGCGATTCTGAAAGCAGGAGAAAGCGGCGCACTCAGCAGCGTGGTTTCCTTGGTACACGACTCGTCCGGCAACCCGATTAATGCCATGTATTTCTGGATGACCGGCCTGCTCTCCGCATTCTTGGACAACGCCCCGACCTACCTCGTATTCTTCAATATGGCTGGTGGCGAAGCGCAAGCGCTGATGACCGGTAAATTGTTCCATACCCTGCTGGCCATTTCCATGGGTTCGGTATTTATGGGTGCGCTCTCTTATATCGGTAACGCCCCGAACTTTATGGTTAAAGCCATCGCCGAGCAGCGCGGTGTCAAAATGCCCAGCTTCTTCGGATACATGGTTTGGTCATTCGGCATTCTGGTGCCGCTGTTTATCCTACACACTTTGATTTTCTTCGTGTGGGAACTGTTCTAA
- a CDS encoding RDD family protein, whose protein sequence is MTPFPPASLKRRFAAMLYELLLVGAVTALAALLSGIVAIVLNPVSTYLSTLVTCLLVLAFWWYYFRANWLLKGQTLAMQTWKIGLANEYGVHPPLYQLRLRFIWACIFIVFIPLLAYAALRHLLGIPPMTAFPAALIWLILPWGFALLNPDRQFLYDFLAGTRLVDLKVSAK, encoded by the coding sequence ATGACCCCGTTTCCTCCCGCTTCCCTCAAACGCCGTTTTGCTGCAATGTTGTACGAATTGCTGCTGGTGGGTGCGGTTACTGCACTGGCGGCTTTGCTTTCCGGTATCGTTGCGATTGTATTGAACCCTGTTTCCACCTATTTGTCGACATTGGTCACTTGTTTGCTGGTCTTGGCGTTTTGGTGGTATTACTTCCGCGCAAATTGGCTGCTCAAAGGGCAAACCCTTGCCATGCAGACATGGAAAATCGGCTTGGCCAACGAATATGGCGTGCATCCGCCTCTTTACCAACTGCGGCTGCGCTTTATTTGGGCGTGTATTTTTATCGTTTTCATACCGCTGCTGGCTTATGCGGCACTGCGCCATCTGCTCGGCATTCCGCCCATGACCGCGTTTCCTGCCGCGTTAATCTGGTTGATTCTGCCTTGGGGTTTTGCTTTATTGAACCCTGACCGCCAATTTTTATATGATTTTCTTGCCGGAACACGATTGGTGGATTTGAAGGTATCTGCCAAATAG
- the holA gene encoding DNA polymerase III subunit delta, with translation MAAANIEQLTPDMSLAPLYVVHGEEDLLRIEALDTLRAAAKQQGYLNREVYTAESSFDWNELLQSAGSVGLFADLKLLEIHIPNGKPGKNGGDALQAFAANLPEDTVTVIMLPKLEKAQTQAKWFSALAAKAVMLEAKAIGAAALPQWIRGRLQKSGLEIENDALALFAERVEGNLLAARQEVDKLALLHPKGHILDMADAEAAVANVARFDVFQLAGAWMKGDPLRVSRLLDGLEEEGEEPVLLLWAVAEDIRTLIRLAAALKQGQSVQAIRNSLRLWGDKQTLAPAAVRRIGVPRLLEALQTCAKIDRIIKGAEDGNAWAEFKQLVTGLAV, from the coding sequence ATGGCGGCGGCAAATATCGAGCAGCTTACGCCGGATATGTCTCTTGCTCCGCTTTATGTCGTACACGGCGAGGAAGACTTACTGCGGATTGAGGCATTGGATACGCTGCGTGCGGCGGCTAAGCAGCAAGGCTATCTCAATCGGGAAGTCTATACCGCAGAAAGCAGTTTCGATTGGAATGAACTGTTGCAATCGGCAGGCAGCGTGGGTTTGTTTGCCGATTTGAAACTGCTGGAAATCCATATTCCTAACGGCAAGCCGGGCAAAAACGGCGGCGACGCATTACAGGCGTTTGCCGCCAATCTGCCCGAAGATACGGTTACGGTCATCATGCTGCCCAAGTTGGAAAAGGCGCAAACGCAGGCAAAATGGTTTTCCGCGCTGGCGGCAAAAGCCGTTATGCTGGAAGCCAAAGCGATTGGAGCTGCCGCGCTGCCGCAATGGATAAGAGGCCGTCTGCAAAAATCAGGCTTGGAAATCGAAAACGATGCGCTGGCTCTGTTTGCCGAGCGCGTGGAGGGCAATCTGCTTGCCGCGCGGCAGGAAGTCGACAAATTGGCACTGCTGCACCCGAAAGGGCATATATTGGACATGGCGGATGCGGAAGCGGCCGTTGCCAATGTCGCCCGTTTTGATGTGTTCCAACTTGCCGGCGCGTGGATGAAGGGAGATCCCCTGCGTGTTTCACGTTTGTTGGACGGTTTGGAAGAAGAGGGGGAAGAGCCGGTATTGCTGCTGTGGGCTGTTGCCGAAGATATTCGCACTTTAATCCGTCTTGCCGCGGCATTGAAACAGGGTCAGAGTGTGCAGGCGATACGCAACAGCCTGCGTTTGTGGGGCGACAAACAAACGCTTGCACCGGCTGCGGTCAGGCGGATTGGTGTTCCGCGCCTGCTTGAAGCCTTGCAAACTTGCGCGAAAATCGACCGGATAATCAAAGGTGCGGAAGATGGAAACGCTTGGGCGGAGTTCAAGCAGTTGGTAACAGGATTGGCCGTATAG
- a CDS encoding LPS-assembly lipoprotein LptE produces the protein MNKILLTAAVLLLSACGFHLKGTQGISKPLPYQSWQVSGGNMQTALENALQRADGKVVQGGGAQAQLVVTGVEERRDVYTVTRAAVINEYLLTLRVQAQAVRLGEAIGEPIDVVIERTMDYADSEVLGKAEEGQTVWSEMRADAAEQIVRRLTFIQGK, from the coding sequence ATGAACAAAATTTTACTGACTGCCGCTGTGCTGCTGCTTTCTGCCTGCGGTTTCCACCTCAAAGGAACGCAAGGCATTTCCAAACCGCTGCCGTATCAGTCTTGGCAGGTGAGCGGCGGGAATATGCAGACGGCATTGGAGAATGCTTTGCAGCGTGCAGATGGCAAGGTAGTGCAGGGCGGCGGCGCACAAGCGCAATTAGTGGTTACCGGCGTGGAAGAACGCCGTGATGTCTATACGGTTACCCGGGCAGCGGTAATCAACGAATATCTGCTGACTTTGCGCGTACAGGCTCAGGCCGTGCGTTTGGGCGAGGCCATCGGAGAACCGATTGATGTCGTGATCGAGCGCACGATGGATTATGCCGACAGCGAAGTGTTGGGCAAAGCCGAAGAAGGTCAGACAGTATGGTCGGAAATGCGCGCGGATGCGGCAGAACAAATCGTCCGCCGCCTGACGTTTATCCAAGGCAAATAA
- the pgeF gene encoding peptidoglycan editing factor PgeF, translated as MKTLSDSLGLTHNGKNFLQADWPAPANVKTLISTRNGGASKPPYHSLNVGAHVGDHSDDVKRNRQIIQEEAGVPVAYLNQIHSSTVVRAEDALETLRDADASVDRSGKAACAAMTADCLPVLFCDKAGTVVAAAHAGWRGLAGGVLQNTVKAMGVAPLEIMAYFGPAIGPDAFEVGQDVVDVFCKQYPEAERAFEHIGSGKYLADIYALARLVLQHEGVNMIYGGEHCTVLERDTFFSYRRDKQTGRMVSLIWLDKTQEAV; from the coding sequence ATGAAAACCTTATCTGACAGCCTTGGCTTGACGCATAATGGAAAAAACTTCCTGCAAGCCGACTGGCCGGCTCCGGCAAATGTCAAAACATTAATCAGTACGCGCAACGGCGGTGCCAGTAAACCTCCTTACCACAGCCTGAATGTCGGGGCGCACGTTGGCGACCATTCCGATGACGTGAAACGAAACCGGCAAATTATTCAGGAAGAAGCAGGCGTTCCCGTTGCCTATTTGAATCAAATCCACAGCAGCACGGTGGTTCGGGCAGAAGATGCGCTGGAGACACTTCGCGATGCCGATGCAAGCGTGGACCGCAGCGGAAAAGCCGCGTGTGCCGCGATGACGGCAGACTGCCTGCCGGTACTGTTTTGCGATAAGGCCGGTACGGTGGTTGCGGCTGCTCATGCAGGCTGGCGCGGCTTGGCAGGCGGAGTATTACAGAATACCGTAAAAGCCATGGGCGTTGCCCCCTTGGAAATCATGGCCTATTTCGGGCCGGCAATCGGCCCCGATGCGTTTGAAGTCGGGCAAGATGTGGTTGATGTGTTCTGCAAGCAATATCCGGAAGCGGAGCGGGCGTTTGAGCACATCGGCAGTGGAAAATATCTGGCGGATATTTATGCGCTGGCGCGGCTGGTCTTGCAGCATGAAGGGGTCAACATGATTTACGGAGGAGAACATTGTACGGTATTGGAACGCGATACCTTTTTTTCCTACCGCCGGGACAAGCAAACCGGGCGCATGGTCAGCCTGATTTGGTTGGACAAAACACAAGAGGCCGTCTGA
- a CDS encoding glycosyltransferase, with protein MNISQIFISDNDSKELSPYLEMAVESVKKHTPHSRHTVYFHEELREWIEESYGGGILDAFNKLVPYAFKADLARYLLLYRLGGWYFDISVRALNGVNVGEQIDFITFFDMPFYSKVSYACNNAVMYAKAGSPILEDTIHDVLANIAAENYGKNSLAPTGPLCLGKNVAKHSDRLNVHTGVFMELTPGYPNKNRGFVLDNGTLLALHKPGNVGGDLVKLGVKGTNNYAELYAARAIYDPNIRFSAEQAVFAPNTPEQPSAK; from the coding sequence ATTTCGCAAATTTTTATTTCGGACAATGATTCCAAAGAATTATCGCCTTATTTGGAAATGGCAGTCGAGTCGGTAAAGAAGCATACACCGCACAGTCGGCATACGGTGTATTTTCATGAGGAGCTGCGGGAGTGGATTGAGGAAAGCTATGGGGGGGGTATTCTTGATGCCTTTAATAAATTAGTCCCTTACGCTTTTAAGGCGGACTTGGCACGCTATCTGTTGCTGTATCGGCTTGGAGGCTGGTATTTCGATATTTCCGTGCGCGCGCTGAATGGCGTGAATGTTGGCGAGCAAATTGATTTCATTACTTTTTTCGATATGCCGTTTTATTCCAAAGTATCGTATGCCTGCAATAATGCCGTGATGTATGCCAAGGCAGGTTCGCCTATCTTGGAAGATACCATACATGATGTGTTGGCCAATATCGCAGCGGAAAATTACGGTAAAAACTCGCTTGCGCCGACAGGCCCCTTGTGTTTGGGCAAAAATGTGGCGAAACACTCGGATAGATTGAACGTCCACACAGGCGTTTTTATGGAATTGACTCCCGGCTATCCGAATAAAAACAGAGGCTTTGTATTGGACAACGGTACGCTGCTGGCGCTGCACAAGCCCGGTAATGTTGGCGGAGATTTGGTAAAACTCGGTGTGAAAGGAACGAATAATTATGCCGAGCTTTATGCCGCCCGCGCTATTTATGATCCGAATATCCGTTTTTCGGCGGAACAAGCTGTTTTTGCCCCCAATACGCCCGAACAGCCGTCTGCAAAATAA